From Planctomycetota bacterium, the proteins below share one genomic window:
- a CDS encoding GYF domain-containing protein, translating into MGDESDNPFGNPRRRDDSGSYDLAPDPSADWYWAEGDQRHGPVTGEELRDRIRAGKLTSDQLVWRAGMEDWRAAGTLPVLQQAFHAPVSPAIPPVAPSNTLQYRTAPTRDNGFDSLAGQATGAMVCGIIAVFFGMPGICCLPISAVTLVLGLIALVLGYNARASTSRGGQATAGIVLGWISLALCVLSCGFTFALGISG; encoded by the coding sequence ATGGGTGATGAAAGCGACAACCCGTTTGGTAATCCTCGTCGCAGGGACGATTCGGGATCGTACGACCTCGCGCCCGATCCCTCGGCCGATTGGTACTGGGCCGAGGGCGACCAGCGTCACGGACCGGTGACGGGCGAGGAACTGCGCGACCGCATCCGTGCCGGCAAGCTCACCAGCGATCAACTCGTCTGGCGTGCGGGCATGGAAGACTGGCGAGCGGCCGGCACATTGCCGGTACTCCAACAGGCGTTCCACGCCCCGGTCAGTCCTGCCATCCCGCCGGTTGCGCCGTCCAACACGCTCCAGTACCGAACCGCCCCGACCCGGGACAACGGCTTCGACAGTCTTGCCGGCCAGGCGACCGGCGCGATGGTGTGCGGCATCATCGCGGTGTTCTTTGGCATGCCGGGTATTTGCTGCTTGCCCATCTCGGCGGTGACGCTGGTGCTGGGGCTGATCGCGTTGGTGCTCGGGTACAACGCCCGGGCAAGCACCTCGCGCGGCGGCCAGGCGACGGCGGGCATCGTGCTCGGTTGGATCAGCCTGGCGCTGTGCGTGCTTTCGTGCGGGTTTACGTTTGCCCTGGGTATCAGCGGCTGA
- the acpS gene encoding holo-ACP synthase produces the protein MQLLGHGIDIVEVARIRELLERHGTRFEQRCFTADELAYSKRRPKRAAEHLAARFAAKEATLKAIGTGRRHGINWTDVEVVREPTGRPALQLSGEAEQIAARIGISTWSLSLSHVTTHATASAVAMGRPPLAMWDEQTLEQRADERADYERLHRGMTYRMGDPLMGDLIDTAKRLAERYNMTSNDDVAEREALLQQLFGSVGERPAVLPPFHCDYGRHIHVGDRFFANHGCVFLDCATIRFGDDCFLGPHVQIYTPHHPIDPTRRAERYETAHPVTVGDRVWIGGNAVILPGVTIGSDTTIGAGSVVTKDIPAGVVAVGNPCRVIREKLDEDRRTRL, from the coding sequence ATGCAACTGCTCGGGCATGGCATCGACATCGTGGAAGTGGCACGCATCCGGGAGTTACTCGAGAGACATGGGACGCGGTTCGAGCAGCGATGTTTCACGGCCGACGAGCTGGCGTACTCGAAGCGGCGCCCAAAGCGGGCGGCGGAACACCTCGCCGCGCGGTTCGCGGCGAAGGAGGCCACGCTCAAAGCCATCGGTACCGGCCGACGGCACGGCATCAACTGGACCGACGTCGAGGTCGTCCGCGAGCCGACTGGCCGACCGGCATTGCAACTCTCGGGCGAAGCCGAGCAGATCGCGGCTCGGATCGGCATCTCGACGTGGTCACTATCACTGAGTCACGTCACGACCCATGCAACCGCGAGCGCCGTGGCGATGGGCCGACCACCGCTGGCAATGTGGGACGAGCAAACGCTCGAGCAGCGGGCCGACGAAAGGGCGGACTATGAGCGGCTTCATCGCGGCATGACCTACCGCATGGGGGACCCGCTCATGGGCGACCTGATCGACACGGCCAAACGCCTCGCCGAGCGGTACAACATGACGAGCAACGACGATGTCGCCGAACGCGAGGCGTTGCTTCAACAACTTTTCGGCAGCGTGGGCGAGCGGCCGGCCGTGCTGCCGCCCTTTCACTGCGACTACGGCCGGCACATCCACGTCGGCGACCGGTTCTTCGCCAACCACGGCTGTGTGTTTCTCGACTGTGCGACGATCCGGTTCGGTGACGACTGCTTCCTCGGGCCGCACGTTCAGATTTACACGCCTCACCACCCGATCGATCCGACACGACGGGCCGAACGCTACGAAACGGCACACCCGGTCACCGTCGGGGATCGCGTATGGATCGGCGGCAACGCGGTCATTCTCCCGGGCGTCACCATTGGCAGCGACACCACGATCGGTGCGGGCAGCGTGGTGACCAAAGACATCCCGGCCGGCGTGGTCGCGGTCGGTAACCCGTGTCGGGTGATCCGAGAAAAGCTCGACGAGGACCGACGCACACGGCTTTGA
- a CDS encoding acylphosphatase, which yields MNIRQIIFYSGRVQGVGFRATTCSAARGFAVTGTVRNLPDGRVEVVVEGDVDEVADFRRELASRMAGFIRDSQTLDASHTGELEDFRVIR from the coding sequence TTGAACATTCGGCAAATCATTTTCTACAGCGGCCGGGTACAGGGCGTTGGCTTCCGAGCGACAACGTGCAGCGCCGCTCGCGGCTTCGCCGTCACCGGCACGGTGCGCAACCTGCCTGACGGGCGCGTCGAGGTTGTCGTCGAGGGCGATGTCGACGAGGTCGCGGACTTTCGCCGCGAGCTCGCCAGCCGGATGGCCGGCTTCATCCGCGATAGCCAAACGCTCGATGCGTCACACACCGGTGAGCTCGAAGACTTTCGCGTTATCCGCTAA
- a CDS encoding lysophospholipid acyltransferase family protein, whose product MSRRRSPKPKKPRSKVLDYLQYVALRGVVAVMQCWPVESNLDFAARLGDVMYRFDKRHRIRALENLRRSFPDMPEAQREAMARRSMHMFFALFVEVLFTTRLAKLENVHRIVHLNEVSRTIELLLDEHRGVIMLTGHYGNWEILGYVLALLGFDTVSVARPLDNPYINDWLLGVRERLGQKIVDKKGATVDVSNALDNHGAVGFIADQNAGPKGMFVPFFGRLASTYKSIGLLAMQYRVPVVVGYARRVEGKFQFHVGASDVIYPEDWESQDDPLRYITERYTRGIETFVSEDPGQYLWVHRRWKTRPKGEKPED is encoded by the coding sequence GTGAGCCGACGCCGATCGCCCAAGCCGAAGAAGCCCCGCAGTAAGGTACTCGACTACCTCCAATATGTTGCACTTCGCGGTGTGGTTGCGGTCATGCAGTGCTGGCCGGTGGAGTCGAATCTCGACTTCGCCGCGCGCCTGGGTGATGTCATGTACCGCTTCGACAAGCGGCATCGCATCCGCGCACTTGAGAACTTGCGGCGTAGCTTTCCCGACATGCCCGAAGCCCAACGCGAGGCGATGGCCCGACGCTCCATGCACATGTTCTTCGCGTTGTTCGTCGAGGTGCTTTTCACCACACGCCTCGCCAAGCTCGAAAACGTCCACCGCATCGTCCACCTCAACGAAGTCAGCCGAACGATCGAGCTGCTACTCGATGAGCATCGCGGCGTGATCATGCTCACCGGCCACTACGGCAACTGGGAAATCCTCGGTTATGTCCTCGCCTTGCTCGGGTTCGACACGGTGTCGGTCGCGCGGCCGTTGGACAACCCTTACATCAATGACTGGCTGCTCGGCGTGCGCGAACGCCTCGGACAGAAGATCGTCGACAAAAAGGGCGCGACGGTTGATGTGTCCAACGCACTCGACAACCACGGCGCGGTCGGGTTCATCGCGGACCAGAACGCCGGGCCGAAAGGGATGTTCGTCCCGTTCTTCGGCCGGCTCGCGTCGACGTACAAGTCGATCGGGCTGCTCGCCATGCAGTACCGTGTCCCCGTCGTCGTCGGCTACGCACGACGGGTCGAGGGCAAGTTTCAGTTCCACGTCGGCGCGTCCGACGTGATCTACCCCGAGGATTGGGAATCGCAAGACGACCCGCTGCGGTACATCACCGAACGCTACACCCGCGGGATCGAGACGTTCGTCAGTGAAGATCCGGGGCAGTACCTTTGGGTCCATCGCCGTTGGAAGACCCGCCCCAAGGGTGAAAAGCCCGAGGATTAG
- a CDS encoding ATPase, T2SS/T4P/T4SS family, with product MPDACLSLINPLFSLTDFATFATAAPTDSVPTLNLPETSFGPFVNGLLAIPFVIVILISAKLAAWADKDAQANRLPREMINIISLASLALAGIVFFALPSFLLAFAGSVLILLLGGGIFLGIRNGKVGLGDLGEELSDYFGSLMPGSGKTTRKKKQEDETAIEGEVVLLDQAKMPVAVPEAEEPTRPGYVALQQVLAVPLQQGSERIDLLPGSSGAQVRYSVDGVAYPGATLSTDQATAAVTTLKRIIGLNVDERRKIQSGTLNARSVHGSHKIGVTTSGSTNGEQLKLEVDKHNRYGMKLDELGFRKSQLDRIRGQLSEPGVVLVACPPNNGLHTLLYGLLREHDAFLSHIQTLEREELSDLEGITQNRLQPGDSEAERVDWLVSQQSDVMMVEKLEDPQAARILADYGKDHIAYLGIRASSTFDAITRWRKFVGDDKVALGSLKMVVAGRVFRRLCPATKVPYTPDERALRSMGLSPDKVKQLYKAHVGPLTDAKGNEVPDTFCHGLGYKGRIGAYEAFLLDNEARKALISGASGQQIKSLFRKQNGRYIQEMALGIVQLGETDLQEVQRVMQSK from the coding sequence ATGCCCGACGCGTGCTTGAGTCTAATCAACCCGCTGTTCAGTCTGACCGACTTCGCCACGTTCGCGACCGCCGCCCCGACCGACTCGGTGCCAACGCTGAACCTGCCCGAAACATCGTTCGGCCCGTTCGTCAACGGCCTGCTGGCCATCCCGTTCGTCATTGTCATCCTGATCAGCGCGAAGCTTGCCGCTTGGGCGGACAAGGACGCGCAGGCGAACCGGTTGCCCCGGGAGATGATCAACATCATCAGCCTCGCCTCGTTGGCGCTCGCGGGGATCGTGTTCTTCGCACTGCCTTCTTTCCTGCTCGCGTTTGCCGGGAGCGTGTTGATTCTGCTGCTGGGCGGCGGAATCTTCCTGGGCATCCGCAACGGCAAGGTCGGTCTCGGAGATCTGGGCGAAGAACTCAGCGACTACTTCGGCAGCCTCATGCCCGGTAGCGGCAAGACGACCCGGAAGAAGAAACAGGAAGACGAAACAGCCATTGAGGGCGAGGTTGTGCTCCTCGATCAGGCGAAGATGCCGGTCGCCGTGCCCGAGGCCGAGGAGCCGACCCGGCCCGGGTACGTCGCGCTTCAGCAGGTGCTCGCGGTACCGTTGCAGCAGGGGAGTGAGCGGATCGACTTACTGCCCGGCTCTAGCGGCGCCCAGGTCCGTTACAGTGTTGACGGCGTCGCATACCCGGGTGCGACGCTCTCGACGGATCAGGCCACTGCGGCAGTCACCACGCTCAAGCGCATCATCGGGCTGAACGTCGACGAACGTCGCAAGATTCAATCTGGCACGCTCAACGCCCGCAGTGTTCACGGCTCGCACAAGATCGGAGTTACGACGTCCGGCTCGACCAACGGTGAGCAGCTCAAGCTCGAGGTCGACAAGCACAACCGCTACGGGATGAAGCTCGACGAACTCGGCTTTCGCAAGAGCCAGCTCGATCGCATCCGCGGACAGCTTTCCGAGCCGGGGGTCGTCCTTGTTGCGTGTCCGCCGAACAACGGGCTGCACACCTTGCTCTACGGTTTGCTCCGCGAACATGATGCGTTTCTTTCGCACATCCAGACGCTTGAGCGTGAAGAACTGTCCGATCTCGAAGGCATCACGCAAAACAGGCTTCAACCCGGTGATAGCGAAGCCGAGCGTGTCGACTGGTTGGTGAGCCAGCAGTCGGACGTGATGATGGTCGAGAAGCTCGAAGACCCGCAGGCAGCCCGCATACTTGCCGACTACGGCAAGGATCACATCGCCTACCTGGGCATCCGTGCGTCGAGCACGTTCGACGCGATCACCCGCTGGCGGAAGTTCGTCGGCGACGACAAGGTCGCGCTCGGCTCGCTGAAAATGGTAGTCGCGGGTCGCGTGTTCCGCCGACTCTGCCCGGCGACGAAGGTGCCGTACACGCCCGACGAACGGGCCCTGCGCTCGATGGGCCTTTCGCCGGACAAGGTCAAACAGCTTTACAAGGCCCATGTCGGTCCGCTCACCGACGCCAAGGGCAACGAGGTGCCCGACACTTTCTGCCACGGCCTTGGTTACAAAGGCCGGATCGGCGCGTACGAGGCTTTCCTCCTCGACAACGAAGCCCGCAAGGCGCTGATCAGCGGGGCATCGGGCCAGCAGATCAAGAGCCTCTTTCGCAAGCAAAACGGTCGCTACATCCAGGAGATGGCGCTCGGCATCGTGCAACTCGGTGAAACCGACCTGCAGGAAGTCCAACGCGTCATGCAAAGCAAATGA
- a CDS encoding MBL fold metallo-hydrolase: MNEPRIDIISLGTLGRNLLWNEQSAVRTPHATTTLIRVGDKSLLVDPALPPQVLEARLGERCGISADDIDMVFLTTLLPHHRGGIDRFEHATWLADERELAAVAGHVKTLLERGASDVRDALTAELQLLARMKPAEDKPVEGVDLFPMPGVTAGTCGLLVSERSRTVLIAGPAVPTQEHFLAGQVLPDVASVSGAQEAISEVYEIADIVIPGYDNWFLNPRGMSMFNEG, translated from the coding sequence ATGAACGAACCCCGCATCGACATCATCAGCCTGGGCACACTCGGGCGAAATCTGCTCTGGAACGAGCAGAGCGCCGTCCGCACGCCGCACGCCACGACGACGCTCATCCGGGTCGGCGACAAATCGCTGCTGGTCGACCCGGCGCTACCGCCGCAGGTGTTGGAAGCTCGACTGGGCGAACGATGTGGCATCTCGGCGGATGACATTGACATGGTGTTCCTCACGACGTTGCTGCCACACCACCGCGGCGGGATCGACCGGTTCGAGCACGCGACGTGGCTGGCCGACGAGCGTGAGCTTGCCGCCGTGGCCGGGCATGTCAAGACGCTCCTCGAACGCGGTGCGTCGGACGTGCGTGACGCACTCACCGCCGAGTTGCAACTGCTGGCCCGGATGAAGCCTGCCGAGGACAAGCCGGTCGAAGGCGTGGACCTGTTTCCGATGCCGGGCGTGACGGCCGGGACGTGCGGGCTGCTCGTGTCCGAGCGGAGCCGGACCGTGCTCATCGCCGGGCCGGCGGTGCCAACGCAGGAGCATTTCCTCGCCGGCCAGGTGTTGCCCGACGTCGCGTCGGTGTCCGGTGCGCAGGAGGCGATCAGCGAGGTCTACGAAATCGCGGACATCGTCATCCCGGGGTACGACAACTGGTTCCTCAACCCGCGTGGCATGAGCATGTTCAACGAAGGTTGA